Part of the Candidatus Bodocaedibacter vickermanii genome is shown below.
CTTGCGGCACCCCAGATTGGAATATCAAAAAAAGTGATTGTTTTTGCAACGCCCGATGATCCGAAAACAAAAAAGTTTCGTCCAGATTTTATTCAAGAGATGTCTAAAAAGCTGTGGATAAATCCCGAGTATGTTGGGGTTGAAGAAGAAGGCTTTCGTGAGGATTATGAGGGATGTTTTTCGATTCCTGAAATGGCTGGAATGGTCAATCGATATAATACCATTCACTATCGTGCCTATGACATTGATGAAAAATTGGTTGAGGGGATTGCTAAAGGATTTTTGGCACGGATCATTCAACATGAAATCGATCATTTACACGGAATATTATATATTGACAGGATTACCGATCCTAGAAAAATTATCCCCATAGAAGAGTATCGTGCCCTGCGAAAAGCAGCGATGGAATCTGCACAAAAAGCCGAATGAATATATCCTTTAAAGCATAATCGTATAACTGTATTAGGGCGTATTTGTTTATGATGCTTTCGGTCAGGGCATCTATTTTTATAGGCATCAAATTAATTTACCGTTGGTTAAGCTGAAAAGCGCTAGTAAATAATAGTGTTTAAGTTCTATGGTTGTTGCTATAATTGATCACATAAGCGTAGGATTTTTTTGCAGATGGAAGAATTTTTAGATCGTCGTTCGCAGCGTATTTTTCAGTTAATTGTGGATAGCTATATGGAAAGCGGTGAGCCAGTAGGGTCATCGACATTGTCGCGCCGTTTATCTGAAAGTTTATCACCTGCAACGATTCGAAATATTATGGCGCATTTAGAAAAAGTAGGGCTGTTGTATTCTCCCCATACTTCGGCAGGGCGTTTGCCAACCGAACAAGGCTTAAAGCTATATGTACAGGGGTTGCTAGATATCGGTCCCATTAGTGAGATCGATAAGCAGATTTTAGAATCAAATTTGGATTTTCAGAATCGTTCCTTTGACGAGGTGTTGAACGAAGCCATTACAACCTTAACGGGGTTGTCTCAGTGTACTGGGATTGTGACGGCTCCAACCTATAACTCACCCTTAAAACATGTTGAATTTATTTATCTGTCTCAAGGTCAAGCCTTGGTCGTGATGGTGTCTAACGAAGGCATGATTGAAAATCGTATCATGGCCATTCCAGAGGACATGACGCCGGCTCATTTAGTTGAGGCCGGAAATTATTTATCAGCAAAATTGATTGGAAAAACGCTGGACGAGGCCAAAGCCTTAATCACAAAAGAACTAGAATTTGAGAAAAACCAGCTGCATGCAATAGCAAAACATGTGGTAGAAAAAGGGCTTGCAACGTGGGGCGCATCGGAAAGTTTGCCCACATTGATTGTTAAAGGACAATCGAACTTATTAAATGTTGCGCGAACTGCGGACGATGTGTCCCATATTCAGCGCCTGTTCGAAAGTCTTGAAACCAAAGCAGGAATTTTAGACTTACTTGATTCTGCAAAACAAGGTGAAGGCGTTCAAGTGTTTATGGGTGCGAACAGCCCATTGTTCCACTTGTCAGGCTGTTCAATGATTGTTGCCCCCTATAAAAATTCACACCATGATGTCGTTGGTGCCATCGGAGTGCTGGGGCCCGCCCGACAGAATTACGGACGCATCATCCCCATGGTGAATTATGCAGCTCAATTGATTGAGAAGTTTCTGAAAAAATAGGCAACCTGCCGTTGCATCAGGGATGATCCCTGAACCCATTAGGCAACCTGAGATTGCATCCGTTAGGTAATACGGTTTGTAAAAGTGAAAATTCTAACTGTTGCAAAGTTGTTACTTATAATCTGTGTCAGACCACATCGGATCTAATCTAAGGGATGCAACGTCACGTTGCTCGGATCTAATTTTATGAGTCTAGGGATCATCCCTGGTGCAAACACAGGTTGCTTATTTTAATAAATTTTCTTTCATATCATGCCAACCTTGTGTAAAAATATTAGTAAAGGTTAACAAAGGTGTTTAGAGTGCTTAGAAATCAATTATTAGTTGGGACAATGTATTTAGCGACAGTGTTCAACGGTGTGTATGCTTCCAGTGAAACAAAAGAGGCTAAAACAACAGACGTCGAACAGGCTAAAAAAGAGGCTGCGCCTAAAGAGCAAGCTAGTTCAACGAGCAAAATTAATGTTAGACGCAACATACTGTTGTTGGACTTTTTACAAAAAGCATATGACGGTAATCCAGAATTATTGAGTGCTCGATATGCTCGTAATGCTAAAGAAGCTGAAATGATGGCTGCTATGTCACGCTTTGGCCCAAATGTTAAATTATCGGCAACTGCAGGTCATGCTGATCAGTTTCCATCAGGAAGAAACTTCGCAGAAAATCTAGAGACGTTTAGAGATACCAATTATGATGTTAAAGGGCAAGTTTCTGCAGGGATTAATCTATTTCACTTTGGGTCTGATACGTTTGCAGTTATGGGTGCTGCTGCGAAACAAGATGCATATGATATGGAGCAATTTGGAAAAATTCAAAAATTCATT
Proteins encoded:
- a CDS encoding peptide deformylase, which translates into the protein MTAISYEIEPTEFVAKPYVVFDMKKERPDIYCRPAQKISFPLSKVDIKDIQALEQQFDYEDNCAGLAAPQIGISKKVIVFATPDDPKTKKFRPDFIQEMSKKLWINPEYVGVEEEGFREDYEGCFSIPEMAGMVNRYNTIHYRAYDIDEKLVEGIAKGFLARIIQHEIDHLHGILYIDRITDPRKIIPIEEYRALRKAAMESAQKAE
- the hrcA gene encoding heat-inducible transcriptional repressor HrcA translates to MEEFLDRRSQRIFQLIVDSYMESGEPVGSSTLSRRLSESLSPATIRNIMAHLEKVGLLYSPHTSAGRLPTEQGLKLYVQGLLDIGPISEIDKQILESNLDFQNRSFDEVLNEAITTLTGLSQCTGIVTAPTYNSPLKHVEFIYLSQGQALVVMVSNEGMIENRIMAIPEDMTPAHLVEAGNYLSAKLIGKTLDEAKALITKELEFEKNQLHAIAKHVVEKGLATWGASESLPTLIVKGQSNLLNVARTADDVSHIQRLFESLETKAGILDLLDSAKQGEGVQVFMGANSPLFHLSGCSMIVAPYKNSHHDVVGAIGVLGPARQNYGRIIPMVNYAAQLIEKFLKK